The Streptomyces asoensis DNA window TAGACGCCGCCGAGCACCACGGCCACCGCCGCCAGCACGAAGAGCAGGACCCAGATCAGCAGCCTGCCCACCCCGGGCGCTGGTTCGTACTGCCGGACACCCGGCGCCACGCCCCCGTCCGCGGACGCAACCGGAGCCGCGGCCGGGTCCGGCTCCCGGTCGCTCACCGGTCCGTCACCACCGCGGCCTGCGGCCTTATCGGCAGCCGGTTCACCGGACGTCCCGTCGCCGCGCGCACCGCGGAGGCGATGGCCGCCGGCGAGGTCACCACCGGGACCGCGCTGGCCGCCTTCGCGCCGAACGGGGCGACGACGTCGCGTTCCTCGACCAGTTTGACGATCCGGATGTCCGGGGCGTCCAGGGCCGTGGGCAGCGCGTAGCCGGTGAGGTCGGGGTGCCGGACGAGACCCCTCGGGGTGCGCAGGTTCTCCGTGAGGGCGATGCCGACGCCCTGGGTGACGCCCGCCTCGATGCGCGCGGCGAGCTGCGCCGGGTTCAGGATCCGGCCGACGTCCTGGGCGACCGCGAGCTCGACGACCCGGACCGAGCCGAGTTCGATGTCGACGTCCACGACCGCGCGGATCGCGCAGAAGGCGAGGCCGACGAAGGCGTCGCCCTGGCCCGCGGCGTCCAGCGGCTCGGTGGGGTGCGGGCGGCACTGGGCCGTCGCCCACAGTTCCTTGCCGTGCATCTCCTCCGTGACGGTCGTCGACAGGACGCCGTCGTACGAGGTGATCTTGCCGTCGGTGATCTGGAGCAGCTCCGTGGACATGCCGAACTTGTGCGCCAGGGGCTGGAGCAGCTGGGTGCGGACCATCTTCGCCGCGCGCTCGACCGCGCCGCCCGACACCCACGTGTGGCGGCCCCGGCAGCCGGGTCCCGCGGGGGGCTGGTCGGTGTCGACGGGGGCCACGTGCACCTCGTCGACGCCCAGCGTCTCCTGGACGATCTGGCGGGCCAGCGTCGTGAAGCCCTGGCCCGTCTCGACGGCCGCGCACAGGACCGTGGCGATGCCGTCCTGGACCTTCACGGTCGCCGTGGAGACCTCGTCGGCGCCCTCCGCGCCCAGCATGTGCACCATGCCCAGGCCGTAGCCGACGCCCCGCCGCACCGCGCCGGGTTCGCCCGCACCCTCGGGGCCGCCGGGCAGCAGCCAGTCCTCCTCGGGGGTGTCCTTGGGCAGCGGCGGCAGGGGGAACTCCTGCACGGCCTGGAGGAGTTCGGCCACGGGGGCCGGGCAGGTCACGGTCTGGCCGGTCGGCAGCACGTCGCCGGTCGCCATGACGTTGCGCAGGCGCAGCTCCGCCGGGTCCACGCCGAGCTTCTTCGCGAGCTTGTCCATCTGCGCCTCGTAGGCGGCGCAGACCTGCATCGCTCCCTCGCCGCGGACATGGCCGGACGGCGGGTTGTTCGTGCGGACCGCCCAGCCCTCGATGAAGGCGTTGGGGACGACGTAGGGGCCGCAGGCGAAGGAGACGGCGGCGGCCAGCGCCTCGGCGGAGGTGTCGGCGTAGGCGCCGGCGTCGAGCAGGATCTGCGCCTCGACCTTCACCAGCCGCCCCTCGGCGTCGGCGTGGTGGCGGTAGCGCAGCAGCGTGGGGTGGCGGTGGGCGTGGCCGAGGAAGGACTCCTCGCGCGTGGCCGTGAGCTTCACCGGGCAGCCGGTCTTCAGGGCGAGCAGGCCGAGCGGGAGCTGGAAGCCCTGGTCCTCGCGGTCGGCGGTGGCGCCGGGCACGCCGGTGACGACGATCTTCACGCGCTCGGGTTCGAGGCCGTAGCAGGCGGCGGCCGTGTCCCGGTCGGAGTGCGGGTCGGTGGAGGCGAGGTAGAGCTCCACGCCGCCGTCGGGACGGGGCACGGCGAGGCCGGCCTCGGCGCCGATCGGGGCGGGGTCGGCGCGGCCGATGCGGTACTGGCCCTCGACGACGATCTCGCCGGCCGCGGCCGGGTCGCCGTGGTGCAGCGGGATGTGCCGGATCAGGTTGCCGTCGGGGTGCAGCGCCTCCGCCTCGAAGGCCTGCTCCGGGTCGATGACCGGGTCGAGCACCTCGTACTCGACGATGACGGCCGCCGCCGCCATGCGCGCGGTGTCCGGGTGGTCCGCGGCGACGGCCGCGAGGGGCTCGCCGTGGTGGCGTACGACGTCGGAGGCGAAGACCGGGCGGTCGGCCTTGCCGCGGCCGTGCAGGGCGCGGCCGGGCACGTCCTCGTGGGTGACGACGGCCCGGACGCCGGGCATCTCACGCGCGTGTGTCGTGTCGATGGACACGATGCGCGCGTGGGGGTGCGGTGAGCGCAGCACGGCCGCCCACAGCAGGCCCTCCGCCCACAGGTCGGCCGCGTACGGGAAGGTGCCCTCGGTCTTGGCCCGCGCGTCGGCGGGCTGGAGGGAGACGCCGAGGCCGTGCGGGACCGCCTCGGCGGCCGGGACGGGATCGACGGACGTCGTCGTGGTGACTGTCTCGTTGCTCACGCCTGGCCTCCGTCCTGGCCCTGTCCGTACGACGGGTCGTGCGGGTGGGGTTGCGCGGGGTTCTCGAAGGCCGACGCGTGGACGCCTCCGGCGCCGGGTCCGGCCTGGTGCGGGATGCGGGCCTCGTCGCCGTCGGCCTCGGCGTCGGCGGCCGCGTGCGCCTCGCGTTCGGCGACGACGTCCTGGACGGCGCGCAGGAAGCCGCGGTACCCGGAGCAGCGGCACAGGTTGCCGCACAGGGCCTGGCGGGTCTCCAGCTCCGAAGGCGCCGGGTTGCCCTCCAGCAGGTCGTGCACGGTCATCGCCATGCCGGGCACGCAGAAGCCGCACTGCACGGCCCCGCACCGGGCGAGCGCCCGCTGCACGTCGGAGGGCTGCCCGTCGACGGCCAGGCCCTCGACCGTGCGGATCTCGCTGCCGGCGGTGGTGACGGCCGGGACGAGGCAGGAGGCGACGAGCCGTCCGTCGACCTGGACGTTGCAGGCGCCGCACTCGCCCTGCGAGCAGCCGTCCTTGGCGCCCGCGAGGCCGAGCCGCTCGCGCAGGACGTAGAGCAGCGACTCGCCGATCCAGGCGTCGGTGACGGGCCGGTCGGAGCCGTTGACGCGCAGCGTGTAGGCGGCGAGGGGGTGTTCCTCCAGGAGCGGCGCCGGGGCGTCGTCCGGCTCCCCGGCGGCCTCCTCGGCCGCGGGCTCCTCGGATCCCGGCTCGGCGGTGCCGGCGGACCCGGGGTCCGCGGCGCCTTCCGGTGCGGTGTCGGCGGGCGCCGGGTCGGCGGCGGGGTCGTGCGGGGCGTCCGCGAGGGGCGCGGCGGACGGGTCCTCGTCCGGGTCGGCGGGGCCGTGTGCGCCGTCGTGCGCGGCGGCGGGGCCGGCGGGGGGCTCCGCGGGGCCGTGGGCGGCCTCCGCGGGCTCCTGCGGGGCCTCGTGGGCCTGCGCGGGGTCCTCGGGCGTCGCGGCCGTCCCGTCGGCCTCAGCGGCCCGCCGGGCGTCGTCCGGGGCGGAGCCGGGTCCTTCGGGGGCGACGGTGTAGGCCTCGGCGGAGACCTCCGGGGCGTACGTCCCGGTCAGGTGGGTGTACTGCCCGGTGTGCTCGCCCGCGGGGTGGCTCCCCCCGGGGTCCGCGACGGGGTGACGGGTGTCGAACTCCGCGGCCCGGTGGCGCGCGTCGAGGTCCGCGGTCAGGGGACCGTGGTCCGCGGTGTGCCCGTAGGCGGGCAGGTCCGTCGCCGGCGGCGCGAGCGCGTCGCTCTCGCCGGTGGGCGTCTCCCAGGCGCGGTCGGCGCCGCCGTGGTCCGTGGTGCCGGTCGCCCACGGAGCGGCCGCGCCGCCGGGCAGGGTGGCCGGGGGCGTGCCGCCCCACTGCTCGACCAGCGCCGACGTGGTGAACTCGCCGGACTCGTCGGGCAGGTCGCCGCCCGCGACGGGGATCGACCACTGGCCCGTCACGTCGTGCCCGGGGGCGGCCGGCGGTGCGCCCTGCGCGGACGCGGTGTCCTCGAAGGCCCACTGGCCGGTCGAACCGGGGTGGTACGTGAACCGGTCGTCGCCGACCGTCTGCGGGGTGCCCTGCGGGGCGGGCCAGTCGGAGCCGCCGGCCGGGGCGGCCCAGGTCGCGTCGGTGTCCGCGGGGGGCGTCACCGCTATCTGCGGCGGCACGTACCCGTGTCCGGGCGCGGCGAGCGGGCTGTCGCCGCGCGCGGCCAGGAAGGCGTCGATGCCGCCCTCGGGCAGCTTGACGAAGGCGGTCGCGCCGTCGTCGTAGTCGCCCTGGGGCAGCGGGTCCCAGCGGCTGCCGCCGGGCGGCGTGCCGCGGCCACGGCCCTCTTCCTGTCCGGGTCCGTGTCCGGGTCCGTGCTGGTCGTCGGTCACGACAGCGCCCTCCCCAGTGCTCGTCGGGCCAGCGCGGCGACGGTGCGCCGCAGGTGCAGTACGGCGGGCGGAAGTTCCGGCACGGAGCCGTCCACGTCCGGCACCGCGTCGGGGATGCAGGCGGCGGCGACGTACTCCCCGAAGGCGTGCAGGGCCTCCGGGACGATCGTGCGGTTGTTGTCCCAGTCGATGAGCCGGGCGACCCACTGCTCGGCGTCGAGCGGCCGCAGCGGCATCGGCGCTATGGCCCCGACGGCGCATCTGACGCCGCGCCGGGCGGGGTCGAGGACCAGGGCGACGGAGGCCACGGCGCGGCCCGGCCCGGTGCGTCCGGTGGCCTTCAGGAAGATCTGCGGGGCGTGCAGCAGCGGCACACGCACGTAGCCGATGAGTTCACCGCCGCGCAGCATCTCCATGCCGGCGAGCAGGTGCGACACCGGCATCTCACGGCGGGCTCCGCCCGGGCCCGCGATGATCAGGGTCGCCTCCAGGGCGGCCAGCACGGGCAGCGCGTCGCCCGTGGGGGCGGCCGAGGCGATGTTGCCGCCGAGGGTGCCCGCGTTACGGATCTGCGGCGGGCCGGCGGCGCGCGCGGCCGCGGCGAGCGCCGGGATCAGGGCGGCGAAGTCGGGGCGGCCCATGCGCGCGTGCGTGAGTCCGGCGCCGAGCAGCGCGTGGCCGTCCTGGTACTGCCAGCCGCGGATCTCGCTGATGCGGCCGAGGCCGACCAGCGCGGTGGGCCTGAGCTGTCCGGAGTTGACGGCGGCCATCAGATCGGTGCCGCCGGCCACCGGCACGGCTGCGGGCATGGCGGCCAGCGCCGCCACGGCCTCGTCCAGAGTCGTGGGCAGCGTGACGGCCTGCCCCGCCTGCGGTGCGTGCGTGGTCAAAACCGGCTGCCCCTTCCCGCTGCCCCACCTGGTCCCACCTGTGCTGCCGTACGGTACGTGCTGACAGGGCGGACGTGGCAACTCTGGCACATCTTCGCAACACCCGAACGCGGGGGTCCGCTAGGAGGCATTCGCCCACCTCATCGCGGAGATGGTCCGTTTTCGCACGGCATCACCGGTGCGTACGGATTGCCACTCTTCGGTGATCCTGGCTGGATTTCTCCGTGCCGCGCGGGGTCACCGCGCGGGAGGCGGGCCGTCGATCGGCCGCCCCGGGACACCGGGCCGCCGCTGCCACGGCCGGGGGCCGGCGGGCGGGCGGTAGCCGACGCCCAGCGCGTCGAGCCGGCCGTAGTGGGACCGCATCCGCCGCTCGAAGCCGGCGAAGTCCCGCTCCCGCGGGGCGGGCAGGGCGCTCCAGGCGACCTCGGCGAAGGCGGCGAGCCGGGGGAAGGCCTGGTAGTCCACGCGCGTGTGGTCCTCCATCACCTCGGTCCAGAGGTTGGCCTGCGTACCGAGCACGTGCCGCGCCTCCCGGTGCGTCAGCTCCGCGGGAACGGGTTCGAAGCGGTAGACGTCCTCCAGGGTGCGCACGAACCCGATGGGCACGGGCTCGTCCGCGCCGCCGTGCTGCCGGTGGTCCAGGTAGACGTGCTGCTCGGGGCACATCACGACGTCGTGCCCGGCCCGCGCGGCGGCGATCCCGCCCGCGTAGCCGCGCCAGGACGACACGGCCGCGCCCTCGGCGAGCCCGCCCTCGAGGATCTCGTCCCAGCCGATGAGCCGGCGTCCGCGCGCGGTGAGCCAGCGGTCGAAGTGGCCGATGAACCAGGACTGGAGCCCGTCCTCGTCCGCGAGTCCGAGTTCCGCGATGCGGGCCTGCGCGGCCGGGGAGCGCCGCCACTGGTCCTTGGGGCATTCGTCGCCGCCCAGGTGGACGAACTCCGAGGGGAACAGCTCCAGTACTTCTTCGAGGACTCCTTCGTAGAAGCGCAGGGTGTTGTCGGTGGGGGCGAGTACGTGCGGGCTGATCCCCCAGGTGTCCCATACGGAGAGGGCCGCGGCGTGCTCGCCGGAGGCGGTGTCCAGGTCGGTGTTGCCGAGTTCCGGATAGGCGGTGATCGCGGCCTGCGAGTGGCCGGGGACGTCGATTTCGGGGACGACGGTGATGTGCCGTTCGGAGGCGTAGGCGACGATCTCCCGGATGTCGTCCTGCGTGTAGAAGCCGCCGTGCGGCTTCTCCTCCCACAGGGGTGAGGCGCGGTGGCCGAATTTCGTGCGCGCCCGCCAGGAACCCACCTCGGTCAGCCGCGGATGCCTCCTGATCTCGATCCGCCAGCCCTGGTCGTCCGTCAGATGAAAGTGGAAGACGTTGAGTTTGTGCGCCGCCATCAGGTCCAGGTAGCGCAGCACACCGTCCTTGGGCATGAAGTGCCGGGCGACGTCGAGCATGAGGCCCCGCCAGCGGAACCGGGGGCCGTCCTCGACGACCCCGTACGGGACGGCGCGGCCGGCCCCGGGCCGCACGGGCGCGCGCCGGAAGGCGTCGGCGCCGAGGAACTGCCGCAGCGTCTGGGCGCCCCAGAACACCCCGGCCGGGCCTCCGCCGCGGATCTCGACGCCCTGGTCGGGCAGGACGCTCAGCCGGTACGCCTCGGCCCCGAACGCGTCGTCCAGACGCAGCCGTACGGAGTGGCGGGCGTCCTGCGGGCCCGGTCGCAGGGGCAGACCGAGTGCCGCCCCGAGCGTGCCGCGCAGCCAGCGTTCGGTGGTCTGCGTGCCGGGAGCGGCCCACAGGACGGTGTCCTCACCGAGGAGGAACGCACCCCGCGCGGGGCCTTCCACGACGCGTGGCGCGGGAACGAGGTCCGTTTCGGAAATCACGCCGGTCCTTTACCGCTCCGTCCGGTCGCGGACCGGCCGTCGCTGTACGAGTACGAAGAACACCGGGATCCGGGCGGTTCCTGGTGGAGATGACGGAAAACGCGTTCACGCGTACCGGACACGGCGGCGCGAGCGGGAAACGGACCCGCCGGGAAACGCTTTCCGGCGCGTTCCGGGAACCAGGTCGTGAAGCGCGGCGAGAAGGCGATGTGAGGCGGGATCAGGGCCTGCGGGGCGTTCGGCCGGCCGAAGTCCGGCAGGCGGAGAACGTCGGATCGCGAGCGCCCTTGCGGGCGCCTTCCGGGACGCCGCAAACACGGCGGGCGGATCTCTCCGGAAGCCGAACCGGAATGGGGTGACGGCGGCCGCGGGAGGAATCGCGGGGGTGGCGCCGGGCGGTCGTCACGGCGACCCCGGTCACGGGGGCGGCGGGGGTAGGGCGGTCGAATTCGCGCCGCCGCGGAACACCGGGGAGGGAATTCCCGCACGGCGCCGGAGTCCGCGGTCGGACCGCCGGGCATCCGCGGAGGATTCACCGCTCCCCCTCCCGCGGCGCGGCCGGCCGGACGGGGAGCTCCACGGCACGGCCCTCCAGGCGTTGCACCCTGCGCAATGCGCGTTTCGCACCGCACAACACCCCGAAGGCTAAGGAGTGCCCGGGCGTCCCGGCAAGGGGCCGGGACGCCAAAAGCCCCCGGGACGCGGCACAGCGCGTCCCGGGGGCCCCGGAAAATCCCAGGGGGCTACTTCTTGTCGCCGCCCTTGCCCTTGTCGTCGCCGCCGCCCGCCATGGACTCGAAGATCTCCTTGCACATGGGGCACACGGGGTACTTCTTCGGGTCGCGGCCGGGCACCCAGACCTTGCCGCACAGCGCCACGACGGGCGTCCCGTCGAGGGCGCTCGCCATGATCTTGTCCTTCTGGACGTAGTGGGCGTAGCGCTCGTGGTCCCCGTCGCCGTGCGACACCTGCGGCGTCGGCTCTACGAGGGTTCCCGTCCCAGTGCCTCGCTGGGGCTGGGTCTCAGGCTCAAGAGTGCTCATGGCGCCAAGGGTACTGAAACCCGGTGCGAAGCTCGTCCGTCAGTTGAGCGAGGCGTCGTCCGGGTACGTCGCCACCATCGCCAGCTCGTTGCGCTGACGGCGCAGGACCTCGCGCCAGAGCCGCTCGGGCGACGGCGAGGAGACATCGCCCGGCTCGGACTCCACGACGTACCAGGCGCCCTCCCCCAGCTCGTCCTCCAGCTGCCCGGGGCCCCAGCCGGCGTATCCGGCGAAGATCCGCAACGAGCCGAGGGCCGAGGCCAGGAGCTCCGGCGGGGCCTCCAGGTCGACGAGGCCGATCGCGCCGTGCACCCGGCGCCAGCCGAGCGGCGTGCCGTTCGCGGCCGCGCCGCCCGGGACGACGGCGACCCCGAGGGCCGAGTCGAGGGACACCGGGCCGCCCTGGAAGACGACGCCGGGTTCACCGGTGAGGTCGGCCCAGCCCTCCAGGATGTCGCCGACACCCACCGGCGTGGGGCGGTTGAGGACGACACCGAGGGAGCCCTCCTCGTCGTGGTCGAGAAGGAGCACCACCGCACGGTCGAAGTTCGGGTCCGCCAGGGCGGGCGTTGCCACGAGCAGCCGCCCTGTGAGCGAGGACACCTCGGTCATGCCTGACATGATCCCGCATCTTCCCGTGCAGTGGGACGGCAATCCGGGGTACCGGGGTGAGGGCAGGTCGGGCGCACGGAAGCGGTCCGGGCGCACGCACCCGCGAGGAGGCCGACGGTGACCCCATGTGCCCGACGGGAAACGGTTCGTGTTGTGACACAGCTATGACGTTCCTGGGTGGTCCTCGGGCTTACGGGACAGGGGGCGACGGCGATTACTCTGTCTCCTCTGGCCCTGCCTCCGACACCAAGGCCCCTGCCCCAATCCACCATCCATGGAACGCGAGATACATGACCGTCAACGGCTCTGACGACGTACTGCTTGTCCACGGCGGCACCCCGCTCGAGGGCGAGATCCGTGTCCGCGGTGCGAAGAACCTCGTACCCAAGGCCATGGTCGCCGCCCTGCTGGGCAGTGAGCCGAGTCGGCTGCGCAACGTTCCCGACATCCGTGACGTGCGGGTCGTACGCGGCCTGCTGCAACTGCACGGGGTGACGGTCCGTCCGGGTGAGGAGCCGGGCGAGCTGGTGCTCGACCCGACCTACGTGGAGAGCGCCAACGTCGCCGACATCGATGCCCACGCGGGCTCGAGCCGGATCCCGATCCTGTTCTGCGGGCCCCTGCTGCACCGCCTCGGGCACGCGTTCATCCCCGGTCTGGGCGGCTGCGACATCGGCGGCCGGCCCATCGACTTCCACTTCGACGTGCTGCGCCAGTTCGGCGCGAAGATCGAGAAGCGGGAGGACGGCCAGTACCTGGAGGCACCGCAGCGGCTGCGCGGCACGAAGATCACGCTGCCGTACCCGTCCGTCGGCGCGACCGAGCAGGTCCTGCTGACCGCCGTGCTCGCCGAGGGCGTCACCGAGCTCTCGAACGCGGCCGTGGAGCCGGAGATCGAGGATCTCATCTGCGTGCTCCAGAAGATGGGCGCCATCATCGCGATGGACACCGACCGCACCATCCGCATCACCGGTGTCGACAAGCTCGGCGGCTACAACCACGCCGCCCTGTCGGACCGCCTGGAGGCCGCCTCCTGGGCGTCCGCCGCGCTGGCGACCGAGGGCAACATCTACGTCCGCGGCGCCCAGCAGCGCTCGATGATGACGTTCCTGAACACCTACCGGAAGGTGGGCGGCGCCTTCGAGATCGACGACGAGGGCATCCGCTTCTGGCACCCCGGCGGCCAGCTGAAGTCGATCGCGCTGGAGACGGACGTCCACCCCGGCTTCCAGACCGACTGGCAGCAGCCGCTCGTCGTGGCCCTGACGCAGGCCACGGGCCTGTCGATCATCCACGAGACGGTGTACGAGTCGCGGCTGGGCTTCACCTCGGCGCTCAACCAGATGGGCGCCCACATCCAGCTGTACCGCGAGTGCCTCGGCGGCTCGAACTGCCGCTTCGGGCAGCGCAACTTCCTGCACTCCGCGGTCGTGTCGGGCCCCACGAAGCTCCAGGGCGCCGATCTGGTCATCCCCGACCTGCGCGGCGGCTTCTCGTACCTGATCGCCGCCCTCGCGGCCCAGGGCACCTCCCGGGTCCACGGCATCGACCTCATCAACCGCGGCTACGAGAACTTCATGGAGAAGCTCGTCGAGCTCGGCGCGAAGGTCGAGCTGCCCGGCAAGGCACTCGGCTAGCCCGCCCGGCCCCGCGGCCGCAGCGAGAACGCCGATGGGGCGGCCACCCGGATCCGGGTGGCCGCCCCATCGGCGTTGTGCGCGCCCTGCGGCGGACGTGCCCCCGAAGGGGCGCGGGGAACTGCGCGGCCGGTCACAGGCGGCCCGCAGCTACCCACGGCACTCCCGGGGAGTGCTTACTTGCCCTTGGCCGCTTCCTTGAGCTTCGAGCCCGCGGAGACCTTGACGCTGTAGCCGGCCGGGATCTGGATCGGGTCGCCGGTCTGCGGGTTGCGGGCGGTGCGAGCGGCACGGTGGGTGCGCTCGAAGGTCAGGAAGCCGGGGATCGTGACCTTCTCGTCGCCCTTGGAGACGATGTCGCCGACGACCTCGGCGAACGCGGCCAGCACTGCGTCGGCGTCCTTGCGGGTCACCTCGGCGCGGTCGGCCAGCGCGGCCACCAGCTCACTGCGGTTCATGTTGTTACTCCCGTGTTCTTCTTGCCGTTGCGGCGTGCCACGCGGCGGAGCCGCATGTTGGGCACAGCGAAAGTCGTTGTGCACGCGCCCAGAGACGCATCCTGCCCCTACCAGCGGCGCGAAAGCCAATCCGGCACCCGCACGGAGCCGTGAGACAACCCTTGGGAGTCACACGGAGGGCGGTTGGGTCGGGCGCAACCCTAGAGGGCTGTTCCCGGCGCGACGTTCCGCGACGCGCCGTTGCGGGGGCCGCCGTGGCGATACTCACAGCCCCCGCCCCACGCGTGCCCCGAACTAGGAGGCCGACACTCCCGCGGCCTTCGCGGCCTCGCGGACCGCGCCGGCCACCGCGCCGGCGACCTTGTCGTTGAAGACGCTGGGGATGATGTAGTTCGGGTTGAGCTCGTCGTCGCTGACGACGTCCGCCAGGGCCTTCGCGGCCGCGAGCATCATCTCCGTGTTGACCGTGCGGGACTGCGCGTCGAGCAGGCCGCGGAAGACGCCCGGGAAGACCAGCACGTTGTTGATCTGGTTCGGGAAGTCGGAGCGGCCGGTGGCCACCACGGCGGCCGTCTGACGGGCGATCGCCGGGTCGACCTCGGGGTCCGGGTTCGCGAGCGCGAACACGATCGCGTCGTCGGTCATGGCGGCCACGTCGTCGCCGTCGAGGACGTTCGGGGCGGAGACGCCGATGAAGACGTCCGCGCCGCGCACGGCCTCCTTCAGGGTGCCGGTGAGGCCCTCGGGGTTGGTGTTGTCGGCGATCCAGCACAGCGCCGAGTCGGGGGCCGCGTCGACCAGGTCCTCGCGGTCCGCGTGGACGACGCCGTGGATGTCGGCGACGACCGCGTTCTTCACACCGGCCGCGAGCAGCAGCTTGAGGATCGCGGTGCCGGCCGCGCCGGCGCCGGACATGACGACACGCACGTCGCCGATGCCCTTGTTCACCACGCGCAGGGCGTTGGTGAGGGAGGCGAGGACGACGATGGCGGTGCCGTGCTGGTCGTCGTGGAAGACGGGGATGTCGAGGGCCTCGCGCAGCCGGGCCTCGATCTCGAAGCAGCGGGGCGCGGAGATGTCCTCGAGGTTGATGCCCGCGAAACCGGGGGCGATCGCCTTGACGATCTCGACGATGGCGTCGGTGTCCTGGGTGTCCAGGCACAGCGGCCAGGCGTCGATGCCCGCGAAGCGCTTGAACAGCGCGGCCTTGCCCTCCATGACCGGCAGCGCGGCCTTCGGACCGATGTTCCCCAGGCCCAGCACGGCCGAGCCGTCCGTCACGACCGCAACGGAGTTGCGCTTGATGGTGAGGCGGCGGGCGTCCTCGGGGTTCTCGGCGATCGCCATGCAGACGCGGGCCACACCCGGCGTGTAGATCATGGAGAGGTCGTCACGGTTGCGGATGGGGTGCTTGGACGCCATCTCGATCTTGCCGCCGAGGTGCATCAGGAACGTACGGTCGGAGACCTTGCCCAGGGTGACGCCCTCGATGCCGCGCAGCTGCTCGACGATCTCGTCGGCGTGCGCGGTGGAGGTGGCGGCGATGGTGACGTCGATCC harbors:
- a CDS encoding NAD-dependent malic enzyme, with the translated sequence MATAPSVSYSITVRLEVPASGTAVSQITTAVESHGGSVTGLDVTASGHEKLRIDVTIAATSTAHADEIVEQLRGIEGVTLGKVSDRTFLMHLGGKIEMASKHPIRNRDDLSMIYTPGVARVCMAIAENPEDARRLTIKRNSVAVVTDGSAVLGLGNIGPKAALPVMEGKAALFKRFAGIDAWPLCLDTQDTDAIVEIVKAIAPGFAGINLEDISAPRCFEIEARLREALDIPVFHDDQHGTAIVVLASLTNALRVVNKGIGDVRVVMSGAGAAGTAILKLLLAAGVKNAVVADIHGVVHADREDLVDAAPDSALCWIADNTNPEGLTGTLKEAVRGADVFIGVSAPNVLDGDDVAAMTDDAIVFALANPDPEVDPAIARQTAAVVATGRSDFPNQINNVLVFPGVFRGLLDAQSRTVNTEMMLAAAKALADVVSDDELNPNYIIPSVFNDKVAGAVAGAVREAAKAAGVSAS